A genomic window from Candidatus Bathyarchaeota archaeon includes:
- a CDS encoding DUF2341 domain-containing protein gives MQSKKFYALLFCIMFCASSILSASVLSSTNSIVSTQSEHTKDGNRVYIENDKVYISATPHTINADGYVYLNITSKTLEGNMDLCFGFDGNLAYPTSLEIYDPQIEVTKHELDLNIYDNEDHKIQLNYNVTDPTADIAYDGSVIACQKVPIDNEKNQTINYEWKTILEQSFDSCQLSTKMVYWTTTRTSEWTSIRENSNFEKQDFSFQEMNIWHLSNFTIEKNNQCYLRMWMTLVPSLENITREFLVALKPHDSSFEEAVAENRFSYLDPWYNANWQYRKSHVINNATGAGTNYPIKIIVHYGPGADAFGDVYLANKSQVDFDDIRFTDDDKVTLLDYWCESKYDSDNATFWVEIADSLSTVPVTIYMYYGNNYVARSDDGLGLDLFQIREYDKYYSYNPNYQFIKSTSSVLEADSSLSGSTPIGEAYIFIQAKKSYLDGKRIQMYWRAYFTYGGTRDLGQVYVVDNEHLRTKTTDEFYDNDNTQHPVMDYTYVNPLTLSNTGSGWTSWTTQTSDVLDLSSFSSDYVTILICAGDYWIQQTTILDLDYMKILDSSNNTLKTFDFTETIDMEQTGTYRDYGLYRKLVDPEPTHGDWGHPVENDTPTTNNAFIIWGTQHYPSTQFNYTINGINYTSNSAAELALSESVCDYVYDLVNDAQQYYIRNYWGDPTQEEAVYDNVSYCETNYNYTAIFYKGHFWTTTCPWSCGNTHYVMYDNSSATIIDYEINSNMTSGTHDFVFLWMCEVGGTNETGGIDANHSWGMLASWMDRDDLGSNGYSSPDGTDHVFISFENTSVDFCIPTGFDSYNYSHFAYLFFDYALNSFMTVNEALDAASEDVFNQADFGSTALYNGYNYTWYDPRIPGYVEDKCYLRIYGDGDHIIPN, from the coding sequence GTGCAAAGTAAAAAATTTTATGCTTTATTGTTTTGCATAATGTTTTGTGCATCATCAATATTATCAGCATCTGTATTATCAAGCACCAATTCAATAGTAAGCACCCAATCTGAACACACCAAAGACGGAAACCGTGTCTATATTGAAAATGATAAAGTGTACATTTCCGCAACACCTCACACGATTAATGCAGATGGATACGTTTACCTGAACATAACAAGCAAAACGCTTGAAGGCAACATGGATCTGTGTTTCGGGTTTGATGGTAACCTAGCATACCCAACTAGTTTAGAAATTTATGACCCACAAATAGAAGTGACAAAACACGAATTAGACCTAAATATTTACGACAATGAAGATCACAAGATACAACTAAACTATAATGTCACAGATCCAACAGCAGATATTGCTTATGACGGCTCAGTAATAGCATGTCAAAAAGTTCCAATTGACAATGAGAAGAACCAGACAATAAATTATGAATGGAAAACAATTTTGGAACAAAGCTTTGATAGCTGCCAATTAAGCACTAAAATGGTTTATTGGACCACGACAAGAACTTCAGAATGGACAAGTATACGAGAAAACTCAAATTTTGAAAAACAGGATTTCAGTTTTCAAGAAATGAACATTTGGCATCTTTCAAATTTTACGATAGAAAAAAATAATCAATGTTATTTGCGAATGTGGATGACACTCGTGCCAAGTCTAGAAAACATCACACGTGAATTTTTGGTGGCTTTAAAGCCTCACGATTCTTCTTTTGAAGAAGCAGTAGCAGAGAATCGTTTTAGTTATCTTGATCCATGGTATAATGCGAATTGGCAATACCGCAAAAGCCATGTAATTAATAACGCTACAGGTGCAGGAACAAATTATCCCATAAAAATAATTGTGCATTATGGTCCAGGTGCAGACGCATTTGGAGACGTTTATTTAGCTAACAAGTCTCAAGTTGATTTTGATGACATCAGGTTTACGGACGATGATAAAGTAACTTTATTGGATTATTGGTGCGAATCAAAATACGATTCAGATAACGCAACATTTTGGGTTGAAATTGCTGATTCCCTGAGTACTGTTCCAGTTACAATATACATGTATTATGGAAACAATTATGTAGCAAGGAGTGACGACGGATTAGGGTTAGACCTTTTCCAAATTAGAGAATACGACAAGTATTATTCATATAATCCAAATTATCAGTTTATAAAATCCACTTCATCCGTACTTGAAGCAGATAGCTCCTTAAGTGGATCAACTCCAATCGGAGAAGCATATATTTTCATACAAGCCAAAAAAAGTTATCTTGATGGAAAAAGAATTCAGATGTACTGGAGAGCCTATTTCACTTATGGGGGAACCAGAGACCTAGGTCAAGTCTATGTGGTTGACAATGAACACTTACGAACAAAGACCACCGACGAATTTTATGATAACGACAACACACAACATCCAGTTATGGACTATACTTACGTTAACCCACTTACCTTGTCTAACACCGGTTCAGGTTGGACCAGTTGGACCACTCAAACGTCAGATGTTCTTGATCTCTCAAGTTTTTCCTCAGATTATGTTACAATCTTAATTTGCGCAGGAGACTATTGGATTCAGCAAACAACGATCTTAGATCTGGATTACATGAAGATTCTGGATTCCAGTAACAACACATTGAAAACTTTTGACTTCACAGAAACAATAGACATGGAACAAACCGGAACCTACAGGGATTACGGACTATACCGAAAACTTGTTGATCCCGAACCCACACACGGAGACTGGGGGCACCCCGTAGAAAACGACACCCCAACAACCAACAACGCATTCATAATATGGGGAACACAACATTATCCAAGTACACAATTTAACTATACAATAAATGGCATCAATTACACATCAAATAGTGCAGCAGAATTGGCGTTATCCGAAAGCGTTTGTGATTACGTCTATGACCTTGTAAATGATGCCCAACAATATTACATTCGAAACTATTGGGGCGACCCTACACAAGAAGAAGCTGTCTATGATAACGTTAGCTACTGTGAAACCAATTACAATTATACAGCAATTTTTTACAAAGGTCATTTTTGGACTACAACCTGTCCATGGTCCTGTGGGAATACGCATTATGTAATGTATGATAATTCTAGTGCCACAATAATTGATTATGAGATTAACAGTAACATGACTTCAGGTACACACGATTTTGTATTTCTTTGGATGTGCGAAGTAGGAGGAACAAACGAAACAGGAGGAATAGATGCAAATCACAGTTGGGGCATGTTAGCATCGTGGATGGACAGAGATGACTTAGGATCAAATGGTTACTCTTCGCCGGACGGAACTGACCATGTTTTTATAAGCTTTGAAAATACTTCAGTTGATTTTTGCATCCCCACGGGATTTGATAGCTATAACTACAGCCATTTTGCTTATCTATTCTTTGATTATGCCCTCAACAGTTTTATGACAGTCAATGAAGCCCTAGATGCAGCATCCGAAGATGTTTTCAATCAAGCAGATTTTGGATCAACTGCATTATATAATGGATATAATTACACGTGGTATGACCCAAGAATACCGGGGTACGTCGAAGATAAGTGTTATTTACGAATTTATGGTGATGGAGATCATATTATACCGAATTAG
- a CDS encoding RDD family protein, with protein sequence MYCSKCGNEFSEDAKFCTKCGTPVNVQAKPEAKQETKKVETVIERFQEDTILQDFWIRRLVAYVIDILAVSVAVALIMAIVAFPVFIADPFRYFNWISFPFAKGIFAVAYFVIAETTYGTTIGKHLLGLKVVTRADQKISLEKAFIRNISKIHEVLLLLDVIIGIVTLPDLNQKYTDEIANTTITKDETVTNPLF encoded by the coding sequence ATGTACTGCTCAAAATGTGGAAATGAATTTTCAGAAGATGCAAAGTTTTGTACAAAATGCGGAACCCCAGTAAACGTCCAAGCAAAACCTGAAGCAAAGCAAGAAACTAAAAAAGTAGAAACTGTTATTGAGCGTTTCCAAGAAGACACTATACTTCAAGACTTCTGGATACGACGGTTAGTTGCTTACGTTATTGACATACTAGCAGTAAGTGTTGCAGTTGCATTGATCATGGCAATTGTTGCATTTCCAGTTTTTATTGCAGATCCCTTCAGGTACTTTAACTGGATAAGTTTTCCTTTCGCTAAAGGCATATTTGCCGTGGCATATTTTGTTATAGCAGAAACAACCTACGGCACCACTATCGGAAAACATCTTCTAGGATTAAAAGTGGTCACCCGAGCAGACCAAAAAATAAGTTTAGAAAAAGCTTTCATCCGAAACATCAGCAAAATCCATGAAGTCCTCCTGCTCTTGGACGTAATTATTGGCATAGTAACTTTGCCAGACCTTAACCAAAAATACACTGATGAAATAGCCAACACTACCATAACAAAAGATGAAACTGTAACTAATCCACTGTTTTAA
- a CDS encoding vitamin B12-dependent ribonucleotide reductase, with protein sequence MVLGKVSEVTKRDGRTVSFDENKITNAIFKALNSVKKSDKQLAKKLADDVVELLNEGFEGKVPSVENIQDLVEEVLIKNGYCDVAKAYILYRQKRAEIREYKEFYGVVDDLKLGINAIQVLKNRYLMKDQKGKVIETPREMFRRVAKAVAKADQNYDENADVKQNEETFYQVMVNCEFLPNSPTLMNAGTVLGQLSACFVLPVEDSIEGIFTSLKHMAIIHQSGGGTGFSFSKLRPAGDIVGSTKGIASGPVSFMTIYDAATNVIKQGGRRRGANMAILDVTHPDILQFIEAKAREGILTNFNISVAVNDEFMEAVAKDTEYALVNPRNGKTETKLRALHVFDRIASNAWRTGDPGLVFIDEVNRHNPTPKVGRIMSTNPCGEQPLLPYESCNLGSVNLAKMVKDNKVDWENLRRVVRIGVHFLDNVIDVNKYPVPKIEEVTRTNRKIGLGIMGFADMLIKLGIPYDSKEALELAEQVMKFVRDEAVNQSVNIGAVRGSFPNFKGSIWQERGFKTMRNATVTTVAPTGSISIIAGCSGGIEPIFAIAFVRNVMDGSRLLEVQPTFEELANESGFYSRSLMLEVAKTGSVQTVKEIPEKLRRVFVTSLDIKPSWHVQMQAAFQKYVDNAVSKTVNLPNNATVDDVKQVYLLAYKLKCKGTTVYRYGSKSEQVLYVGPQLTKELRAKQVNVDSEYAGSCGKCG encoded by the coding sequence ATTGTTTTGGGAAAAGTTTCAGAGGTTACTAAACGCGACGGTCGAACAGTTAGCTTTGATGAAAACAAGATAACCAACGCGATTTTTAAGGCATTAAATTCGGTCAAGAAGAGCGACAAGCAACTAGCAAAAAAACTTGCAGATGATGTTGTTGAGTTGCTTAACGAAGGGTTTGAAGGAAAGGTTCCCAGTGTTGAAAACATTCAAGATTTAGTTGAAGAGGTTCTAATCAAGAACGGGTATTGTGATGTTGCAAAGGCGTACATTTTGTATCGTCAGAAGCGAGCAGAAATTCGGGAATATAAAGAGTTTTACGGTGTTGTTGACGATTTAAAGCTGGGAATTAACGCTATTCAGGTTCTAAAAAACAGGTACCTAATGAAAGATCAAAAAGGCAAAGTCATCGAAACCCCCCGGGAAATGTTTAGAAGAGTAGCAAAAGCAGTTGCCAAAGCCGACCAAAATTATGACGAAAACGCTGACGTGAAACAAAATGAAGAAACGTTTTATCAGGTCATGGTCAACTGTGAGTTTTTGCCGAATTCACCGACGTTAATGAATGCGGGAACTGTATTGGGTCAGTTGTCTGCTTGCTTTGTTTTGCCAGTTGAAGATTCCATCGAAGGAATTTTTACCTCCCTAAAACATATGGCGATTATCCATCAATCAGGGGGCGGAACAGGTTTTTCTTTTTCTAAACTGCGACCTGCAGGGGATATTGTAGGTTCTACTAAAGGCATCGCTTCAGGTCCTGTTTCGTTTATGACCATTTATGATGCTGCTACAAATGTGATTAAGCAAGGGGGAAGAAGACGAGGGGCAAACATGGCAATACTGGATGTTACTCATCCGGATATTTTGCAGTTTATTGAAGCTAAAGCCAGGGAAGGTATCTTAACGAATTTTAACATTTCAGTTGCAGTTAATGACGAGTTCATGGAAGCAGTAGCAAAAGACACAGAATATGCTCTGGTTAATCCACGGAACGGAAAAACTGAAACAAAACTGCGGGCACTTCATGTTTTTGATCGGATAGCATCTAACGCTTGGCGAACCGGAGATCCCGGACTGGTGTTTATTGATGAAGTGAACAGGCATAATCCAACGCCTAAAGTTGGACGGATTATGAGCACAAATCCATGTGGGGAACAGCCCCTGTTGCCTTATGAGTCGTGCAATTTGGGTTCGGTTAATTTGGCAAAGATGGTTAAAGACAACAAGGTAGACTGGGAGAACCTTAGAAGAGTTGTAAGAATTGGAGTTCATTTTTTGGATAATGTAATTGACGTTAACAAGTACCCAGTGCCAAAAATTGAAGAAGTTACTCGGACAAACCGCAAAATCGGTTTGGGCATAATGGGTTTTGCAGACATGCTCATTAAACTAGGGATTCCGTACGATTCTAAAGAAGCTTTAGAGCTAGCAGAACAAGTAATGAAGTTCGTCAGAGACGAAGCGGTAAACCAGTCAGTTAATATTGGAGCTGTTCGGGGTTCTTTTCCTAACTTCAAAGGAAGCATCTGGCAAGAAAGGGGCTTCAAAACAATGCGTAACGCCACGGTTACTACTGTTGCTCCTACAGGGAGTATAAGCATAATTGCAGGTTGTTCAGGAGGAATAGAACCAATTTTTGCTATTGCTTTTGTTCGAAACGTTATGGATGGCTCAAGATTGCTAGAAGTGCAGCCAACCTTTGAGGAGTTAGCAAATGAATCTGGTTTTTACAGCCGAAGTTTGATGCTTGAAGTTGCAAAAACGGGTTCAGTGCAAACCGTGAAAGAAATTCCCGAAAAGTTACGAAGAGTCTTTGTTACCTCGTTGGATATTAAACCATCGTGGCATGTGCAGATGCAGGCTGCGTTTCAGAAGTATGTAGATAACGCAGTTTCCAAGACAGTGAATCTTCCAAACAACGCTACCGTGGATGATGTGAAACAAGTGTATTTGTTGGCTTACAAGCTGAAATGCAAAGGAACCACAGTTTACAGGTATGGAAGCAAAAGTGAACAGGTGCTATATGTTGGTCCTCAACTAACCAAAGAACTTAGGGCAAAGCAAGTTAACGTGGATTCAGAATACGCAGGTAGTTGCGGAAAATGTGGCTAA
- a CDS encoding NYN domain-containing protein encodes MPLGRAVILIDNGYLSAILRDEFSSTRIDYLKLSNSICTNYQRLRTYIYDCMPYQSNPPTEQQKNLFSGKQKFFDMLRKYPSFELRFGRQRPRGNGFVQKGVDVRLSVDMVRLSAKAQVHKIFLIAGDGDFVPAVQTAKDEGASVKLFHSGSFVHLPNGKKQPKYSNELWQICDEREVINRQLINQWKF; translated from the coding sequence ATGCCATTAGGAAGAGCTGTAATTCTAATAGATAACGGATATCTTTCTGCAATTCTTAGGGATGAATTTTCATCGACTAGAATTGATTATTTGAAACTCTCAAACTCTATATGCACAAATTATCAACGTTTAAGAACTTATATTTATGATTGCATGCCTTATCAGAGCAATCCACCTACTGAACAGCAAAAGAACCTTTTTTCGGGTAAACAAAAATTTTTTGATATGTTACGAAAATATCCCTCTTTCGAGTTACGGTTTGGGCGACAAAGACCCCGTGGTAATGGTTTTGTACAAAAAGGTGTAGATGTACGGCTAAGTGTGGATATGGTCCGGTTAAGTGCCAAAGCCCAAGTGCATAAAATTTTCTTGATAGCAGGAGATGGCGATTTTGTACCTGCAGTACAAACAGCCAAAGATGAAGGTGCATCAGTTAAATTGTTCCATTCCGGAAGTTTTGTACACCTTCCAAATGGAAAAAAACAACCAAAATATAGTAACGAACTATGGCAAATTTGTGATGAAAGAGAAGTCATAAATCGACAGTTGATCAACCAATGGAAATTTTGA
- a CDS encoding TrpB-like pyridoxal phosphate-dependent enzyme produces the protein MTAKKILLDENEMPKQWYNILPDLPKELPPMIHPGTREPVKLPPPLFPSECLKQEYSTERWIDIPEPVREALRIWRPSPLFRATGLEKALKTPAKIYYKYEGVSPSGSHKTNTAVAQAYYAVKDGLERVTTETGAGQWGSALSFSAQYFGVKATVYMVSASYHQKPYRKSMIETWGAEVFPSPTNRTKAGRAVLEADPDSTGSLGIAISEAVEEALTTDNVKYTIGSVVNHVLLHQTVIGLETQKQLAMVDDYPDQIIGCIGGGSSFSGIYWPFYYDKVKGKAPKQTEFIAVESAACPKVTRGYYTYDHGDTAKIIPLVKMHTVGHTFIPAPIHAGGLRYHGMAPTVSLMKEEGEVSSRAYNQLQAFDAASLFAKTEGIIPAPEPSHAIKGAIDEALKCKETGEEKTIVFLLCGHGHFDMKAYDDYNHGNMLPYEYPQAKVNAAMKKLKALYPWLNNELCNIE, from the coding sequence ATGACAGCGAAAAAAATTTTGCTAGACGAAAATGAAATGCCAAAACAATGGTACAACATTTTGCCCGATCTTCCCAAAGAATTGCCCCCAATGATTCACCCCGGAACCCGAGAGCCAGTTAAACTGCCTCCTCCCCTGTTCCCAAGTGAATGCCTCAAACAAGAATACAGCACCGAACGCTGGATCGATATTCCAGAACCAGTGCGAGAAGCTCTCCGCATCTGGAGACCCAGCCCCTTGTTCAGGGCAACTGGTTTAGAAAAAGCGTTGAAAACTCCAGCTAAAATTTACTACAAATATGAAGGAGTTAGTCCTTCAGGCAGCCACAAAACAAACACTGCTGTTGCCCAAGCATATTACGCAGTAAAAGATGGCCTAGAACGCGTAACAACAGAAACAGGTGCCGGACAATGGGGCTCTGCATTATCCTTTAGTGCCCAATATTTTGGCGTGAAAGCTACAGTTTACATGGTAAGCGCAAGCTATCACCAAAAACCTTACCGAAAAAGCATGATTGAAACCTGGGGCGCAGAAGTTTTCCCCAGCCCAACTAACCGAACAAAAGCCGGTCGAGCAGTTCTAGAAGCTGACCCAGACAGCACAGGCAGCCTTGGAATCGCCATCAGCGAAGCAGTAGAAGAAGCCTTGACAACAGATAACGTCAAATACACTATCGGTAGCGTTGTAAATCACGTTTTGTTGCACCAGACGGTCATTGGTCTGGAAACCCAAAAACAGTTAGCAATGGTAGACGACTACCCCGACCAAATTATCGGATGCATCGGCGGCGGAAGCAGCTTCTCCGGAATCTATTGGCCATTCTACTACGACAAAGTCAAAGGCAAAGCCCCCAAACAAACAGAATTCATCGCAGTTGAATCTGCTGCATGTCCTAAAGTAACAAGAGGATACTACACCTACGACCACGGCGACACCGCAAAAATCATTCCTTTGGTTAAAATGCACACAGTTGGTCACACTTTCATTCCTGCACCAATTCACGCAGGTGGACTCCGTTACCACGGAATGGCACCAACCGTCAGTTTGATGAAAGAAGAAGGAGAAGTATCGTCCCGTGCATACAACCAACTGCAAGCTTTTGATGCAGCAAGTCTGTTCGCAAAAACAGAAGGAATCATTCCTGCTCCAGAACCATCCCACGCAATCAAAGGCGCAATCGATGAAGCCCTCAAATGCAAAGAAACAGGCGAAGAAAAAACCATAGTGTTCCTATTGTGCGGTCACGGACACTTTGACATGAAAGCTTACGACGACTACAACCACGGCAACATGCTACCCTATGAGTACCCACAAGCAAAAGTCAACGCAGCCATGAAAAAACTCAAAGCTCTCTATCCATGGCTCAACAACGAACTATGCAATATCGAATAA
- a CDS encoding amino acid-binding protein produces MWGQIKHFFDDFPAQQRIALLLFERGFQVNEDGKVVSGRIEIPHTQIAKEVGVERRAVDSTVQTILVTPELKRIYKNLRQVCSLQDVAREFNYSVIVFVPENANQTGIVSNVTRIVSEKGLGIRQVLAEDPSTSSLPKLTLILEGDIPSELINQIRKLPGTRSITVY; encoded by the coding sequence ATGTGGGGTCAAATTAAACATTTTTTTGACGATTTTCCAGCTCAACAACGTATTGCCCTGCTGCTTTTTGAGCGGGGGTTTCAAGTAAACGAAGACGGAAAAGTAGTAAGTGGCCGAATCGAAATTCCTCACACTCAAATAGCCAAAGAAGTAGGCGTAGAGCGCCGAGCAGTGGACAGTACAGTGCAAACAATACTTGTAACCCCTGAATTGAAAAGAATTTACAAAAACCTTCGACAAGTATGCTCTTTGCAGGATGTAGCCCGGGAGTTTAACTATAGCGTGATTGTTTTTGTTCCAGAAAATGCAAACCAAACCGGTATAGTTTCAAATGTTACTAGAATAGTTTCTGAAAAAGGATTAGGCATAAGACAAGTGCTCGCAGAAGACCCCAGCACAAGTAGCCTTCCTAAGTTGACGTTAATACTTGAAGGTGACATTCCCTCGGAATTAATCAATCAAATAAGAAAACTGCCTGGAACAAGAAGCATAACCGTTTACTAA
- a CDS encoding DUF998 domain-containing protein, with translation MEKRLDGLFGILGPLMVYLSIAVSLAVSPWFNWQTNALSDLGHAVNSEAAAIFNGGLFLAGFFLMLYSLTAFKNHAKYSSLCLLVSSFFVQMLAVINESYGSLHYVAAVPHFLTLSLTSIVYGYEKRSKFAITTFLIVMFTWLLYSLSMFNMGIAVPETMSKLVLLWIMWSGIKILLKKQD, from the coding sequence ATGGAAAAACGCTTGGATGGCTTGTTTGGCATTCTAGGTCCACTGATGGTTTACTTGTCCATTGCAGTTTCTCTTGCTGTTTCTCCGTGGTTTAACTGGCAAACTAATGCATTAAGCGACCTAGGACACGCAGTAAACAGCGAAGCAGCAGCAATATTTAATGGTGGATTGTTTCTAGCAGGTTTTTTTCTAATGCTATACTCCTTGACCGCTTTCAAAAATCACGCAAAATACAGCAGTCTTTGTTTGTTGGTTTCAAGTTTTTTTGTCCAGATGCTGGCAGTAATTAACGAATCTTATGGCAGCCTGCATTACGTTGCTGCAGTTCCTCATTTTTTGACCTTAAGTTTGACTTCGATTGTTTATGGATATGAAAAAAGGTCCAAGTTTGCCATAACAACATTTCTGATTGTTATGTTCACGTGGTTGCTGTATTCCCTGAGCATGTTTAACATGGGGATCGCTGTTCCTGAAACCATGTCAAAACTTGTTTTATTGTGGATAATGTGGTCAGGCATCAAAATTTTGTTGAAGAAACAAGATTAG
- a CDS encoding AbrB family transcriptional regulator, with amino-acid sequence MRMTEIVRVDSRGRITMPSSIRETVKLSEGMYVMLIADLDKKEIRIAPFADPEAKLVELNITFSDNPGALAKAASILAEQEVDLLSSESRTLRRGKSAEWVAVADVSRCKCSLEELKQKIMAEGTAKEIKLQSYT; translated from the coding sequence ATGCGAATGACAGAAATCGTCCGCGTAGACTCACGAGGAAGAATCACCATGCCCTCATCTATCCGTGAAACAGTAAAACTGTCAGAGGGAATGTACGTTATGCTAATCGCCGACCTAGACAAAAAAGAAATCAGGATCGCCCCTTTCGCTGACCCCGAAGCAAAACTTGTGGAACTGAACATCACCTTTTCCGACAACCCAGGAGCCCTCGCCAAAGCTGCAAGCATCCTGGCTGAACAAGAAGTGGACTTACTGTCCAGCGAATCTCGAACCCTACGCAGAGGCAAATCCGCAGAATGGGTTGCAGTCGCCGATGTTTCACGATGCAAATGTTCACTTGAAGAGTTGAAACAAAAAATAATGGCAGAAGGAACAGCAAAAGAAATCAAATTACAAAGTTACACCTAA
- the hisZ gene encoding ATP phosphoribosyltransferase regulatory subunit, which produces MLPKEVRQYRYVEEELQKNFESWNYNEVRSPTIEFVETLSTGVGSELINDMFKFQDFNGKLLALRAEMTAPVARIVTTRMQSAPEPIRLFYINNVFRYTQTNYKPEREFCQAGVELVGCNTSEADGEILALLVSSLKRVGLNEIRIDLGHASLLKDLLNAAGLDSSQKTSVQSLLACRDSIGLKKFMDENSFPSDLRDAFLELSKCRRLKNISSVSLNVSKYDKVNQQLASLTELQETLVDYKVDDVVFFDFSLTKKIEYYTGMVFEASVPNLGLPLGSGGRYDNFIEKFGKLKLPATGFALEIDKILQALIAQGFEILNGKNMRVIVSSKFRRVAIEAVNSLREAGFVASLEVTNRPIEKTVEYGKLTEADFVVCVDSSLTKPVTVYDLKTDKTKKLALKKFLEFCGGQS; this is translated from the coding sequence ATGCTCCCAAAAGAAGTCCGCCAATACCGTTACGTTGAAGAAGAATTACAAAAAAACTTTGAATCATGGAACTACAACGAAGTCCGTTCCCCAACCATAGAATTTGTTGAAACCCTATCCACTGGAGTGGGTTCAGAACTAATCAACGACATGTTCAAATTCCAAGACTTTAACGGCAAACTATTAGCCCTACGGGCAGAAATGACTGCCCCAGTCGCTAGAATCGTGACAACAAGAATGCAGTCTGCCCCCGAGCCAATTCGTTTGTTTTATATTAACAACGTTTTCCGGTACACCCAAACCAACTACAAACCTGAACGGGAATTCTGCCAAGCCGGGGTAGAACTTGTTGGATGCAACACCTCCGAAGCAGACGGAGAAATTCTTGCGTTGCTGGTTTCTTCCCTTAAACGGGTTGGCTTAAACGAAATCCGAATCGATCTGGGTCACGCAAGTCTCCTTAAAGACTTGTTAAACGCCGCAGGATTGGATTCTTCACAAAAAACTTCAGTTCAAAGTCTGCTAGCGTGCCGAGATTCAATTGGTTTAAAAAAGTTCATGGATGAAAACAGTTTTCCTTCTGATTTGCGAGATGCCTTTCTTGAGCTTTCCAAGTGCAGGCGGTTAAAGAACATTTCATCGGTTTCGTTGAATGTCTCAAAATATGATAAAGTCAATCAACAGCTAGCCAGTTTAACAGAGCTTCAAGAAACCCTAGTGGACTACAAAGTAGATGACGTAGTTTTCTTCGATTTCTCTTTAACCAAAAAAATTGAATACTACACCGGAATGGTGTTTGAAGCTTCGGTTCCAAACTTGGGGCTTCCCTTAGGCAGTGGAGGACGATACGACAATTTCATTGAAAAGTTTGGAAAACTGAAGCTTCCTGCAACTGGGTTTGCTCTGGAAATTGATAAAATTCTTCAAGCTCTAATAGCTCAAGGCTTTGAAATCTTAAACGGCAAAAATATGCGGGTTATTGTTTCCTCAAAATTCCGAAGGGTTGCAATTGAAGCAGTTAATTCTTTGCGGGAAGCTGGGTTTGTTGCTTCGTTAGAAGTAACTAATCGACCTATAGAAAAAACTGTTGAATACGGAAAACTTACTGAAGCAGACTTTGTTGTTTGTGTTGATTCCTCATTAACAAAGCCAGTAACAGTTTACGACCTAAAAACAGACAAGACAAAAAAATTAGCCCTCAAAAAGTTTCTAGAATTTTGTGGAGGCCAATCCTGA
- the hisG gene encoding ATP phosphoribosyltransferase translates to MKKKIRIAIPNKGRIKPPSLEALAQAGITVLEEERTYVSKTSDPRYEAIFARANDIPVYVNYGAVDLGITGHDLIVEREAEVLELLDLGFGKATLVVAVPEKSPITSVNEIPPLTRVATEFPTITRKYFEKMGKQVEVLEVSGTAELAPKLGLAQLIVDLTSSGETLRKNKLRIIGNVLDSTTRLACNKIAYRTFEEEITELLSKLQGDM, encoded by the coding sequence ATGAAAAAGAAAATCCGAATTGCAATCCCCAATAAAGGACGAATCAAGCCTCCTTCCTTGGAAGCATTAGCCCAAGCAGGAATAACCGTGCTGGAAGAAGAACGAACTTATGTTTCGAAAACCTCTGACCCCCGATATGAAGCAATTTTTGCCCGAGCAAACGACATCCCAGTTTACGTAAACTATGGGGCAGTAGACCTAGGCATTACTGGTCACGACCTAATTGTAGAACGAGAAGCTGAGGTTCTTGAATTGTTGGACTTAGGCTTTGGGAAAGCAACTTTAGTTGTTGCAGTTCCAGAAAAATCCCCAATTACTTCAGTTAACGAAATTCCGCCACTGACTCGAGTGGCAACAGAGTTTCCAACCATCACCAGAAAATACTTTGAAAAAATGGGAAAACAAGTTGAAGTATTAGAAGTAAGTGGAACAGCAGAACTTGCCCCCAAACTAGGTTTAGCTCAGTTGATAGTTGACCTAACATCTAGCGGAGAAACCTTACGGAAAAACAAACTCAGAATAATCGGCAACGTTTTGGATTCAACCACTCGGCTTGCTTGTAACAAAATCGCGTACCGAACCTTTGAAGAAGAAATCACTGAACTTTTGTCTAAACTGCAAGGAGACATGTAA